In one window of Azospirillaceae bacterium DNA:
- a CDS encoding accessory factor UbiK family protein, with protein sequence MQTDNKLLDDLARLATGAIGAAVGVRDELESHVRQRLERWMRDMDVPSREELEVARAMAAEARRRQEELEDRVASLEAVVATLLADRELAHADPAPKRPAPRKGHGDAPAAGGGDTD encoded by the coding sequence ATGCAGACCGACAACAAGCTCCTGGACGATCTCGCCCGTCTTGCCACCGGTGCCATCGGTGCGGCTGTCGGCGTGCGCGACGAACTCGAGTCCCATGTCCGCCAGCGCCTGGAGCGCTGGATGCGGGATATGGACGTCCCCAGCCGGGAGGAGTTGGAGGTGGCCCGTGCCATGGCCGCCGAAGCCCGCCGCCGGCAGGAGGAGCTGGAGGATCGCGTCGCCAGCCTGGAAGCCGTCGTCGCCACCCTGCTCGCCGACCGCGAGCTCGCCCATGCGGATCCGGCCCCGAAACGGCCGGCGCCTCGCAAGGGGCACGGCGACGCGCCCGCTGCGGGCGGCGGGGACACGGACTAA
- a CDS encoding response regulator transcription factor, with amino-acid sequence MSEEKPHILVVDDDTRLRDLLRRYLVENGFLVTAAKDAAEARAHLAAFEVDMIVLDVMMPGESGLDLTRSLRATKSVPILLLTARGEPDDRIAGLEAGADDYLAKPFEPRELLLRIGSILRRVPRPPAPPQELVLGGLVYNVGRDELRDGDRIIRLTQAEASLLRVLAETPGTIFTREALVEKSSISGANVRTVDVQVTRLRRKIEPDPREPRYLQTVRGEGYVLRPDP; translated from the coding sequence ATGTCCGAGGAAAAGCCGCACATCCTGGTGGTGGACGACGACACCCGTCTGCGCGACCTCCTGCGCCGGTATCTGGTCGAGAACGGTTTCCTCGTCACCGCCGCCAAGGACGCGGCCGAAGCCCGGGCGCACCTGGCGGCGTTCGAGGTCGATATGATCGTGCTGGACGTGATGATGCCCGGCGAGAGCGGGTTGGACCTGACCCGCTCGCTCCGCGCGACCAAGAGCGTGCCGATCCTGCTGCTGACCGCCCGCGGCGAACCCGACGACCGCATCGCCGGCCTGGAGGCCGGGGCCGACGACTATCTGGCCAAGCCCTTCGAACCGCGGGAGCTGCTGCTGCGCATCGGATCCATCCTGCGCCGCGTGCCCCGCCCGCCGGCACCGCCGCAGGAACTGGTCCTGGGCGGCCTCGTCTACAATGTGGGCCGGGACGAGCTGCGCGACGGCGACCGGATCATCCGCCTGACCCAGGCGGAGGCCAGCCTGCTGCGGGTGCTGGCGGAAACGCCGGGCACCATCTTCACCCGCGAGGCGCTGGTGGAGAAATCCAGCATCAGCGGCGCCAACGTCCGCACCGTCGACGTGCAGGTGACCCGGCTGCGCCGCAAGATCGAACCCGACCCGCGCGAACCGCGGTACCTGCAAACGGTGCGCGGCGAGGGCTATGTGTTGAGGCCGGACCCGTGA
- the lgt gene encoding prolipoprotein diacylglyceryl transferase: protein MLAIAFPAIDPVALQLGPVVIRWYALAYVAGFVAGWRYCMWLAKRAPLRPTAQDLDDFLPWAVVGVILGGRIGYVLFYNLPYYLGNPAEALMIWRGGMAFHGGLIGIVVAILLFARARRFSPFALGDLIAAAGPIGFFFGRIANFINGELYGRPTDVPWAVEFPHGGYIPRHPSQLYEAVLEGLVLFVILFLMARREGIRRRPGFVAGVFFIGYGLARIAVEFFREPDRQLGYLFGGATMGQILSVPMVLFGAWLIWRAQRNMVRR, encoded by the coding sequence ATGCTTGCGATCGCCTTCCCCGCCATCGACCCCGTCGCGCTGCAATTGGGGCCGGTGGTGATCCGCTGGTACGCGCTGGCCTACGTGGCCGGATTCGTCGCCGGCTGGCGTTATTGCATGTGGCTGGCCAAGCGGGCGCCGCTGCGTCCGACCGCGCAGGATCTCGATGACTTCCTGCCCTGGGCGGTGGTCGGTGTGATCCTGGGCGGCCGGATCGGCTATGTGCTGTTCTACAACCTGCCCTATTACCTGGGGAATCCCGCCGAGGCGCTGATGATCTGGCGCGGCGGCATGGCTTTCCATGGTGGGCTGATCGGAATCGTCGTCGCCATCCTGCTCTTTGCCAGGGCCCGCCGGTTTTCGCCCTTCGCGCTGGGTGACCTGATCGCCGCCGCCGGTCCCATCGGCTTCTTCTTCGGCCGGATCGCCAACTTCATCAACGGCGAGCTGTACGGCCGTCCGACGGATGTGCCCTGGGCGGTGGAGTTCCCGCACGGCGGCTACATCCCCCGCCACCCCAGCCAGCTCTACGAGGCGGTGCTGGAAGGGCTGGTGCTGTTCGTGATCCTGTTCCTGATGGCACGGCGGGAGGGCATTCGCCGCAGGCCCGGGTTTGTCGCCGGCGTGTTCTTCATCGGCTACGGCCTGGCCCGCATCGCGGTCGAATTCTTCCGCGAACCCGACCGGCAGCTCGGGTACCTGTTCGGCGGGGCGACCATGGGCCAGATCCTGTCGGTGCCCATGGTGCTGTTCGGGGCTTGGCTGATCTGGCGGGCGCAGCGGAACATGGTCCGCCGCTGA
- a CDS encoding rhodanese-like domain-containing protein translates to MPTSVEEMVAAANATVPRVGREEAESLMRDGKALVVDVRDAPEMQASGKIAGAVHVPRGMLEFRADPDSPYHDAAFDRDRTVILYCASGGRSALAGKTLQDLGYRDVRNLGGFKDWAENGGPVERV, encoded by the coding sequence ATGCCGACGTCGGTCGAGGAAATGGTCGCAGCCGCCAACGCCACGGTACCGCGGGTTGGCCGCGAGGAGGCGGAGTCCCTGATGAGGGATGGCAAAGCGTTGGTCGTCGATGTGCGCGATGCCCCGGAGATGCAGGCCAGCGGCAAGATCGCGGGGGCGGTGCATGTCCCGCGCGGCATGTTGGAATTCCGCGCCGACCCGGACTCGCCCTACCACGATGCGGCCTTCGATCGCGACCGCACGGTGATCCTCTACTGCGCCTCGGGCGGACGGTCGGCGCTGGCCGGCAAAACATTGCAGGATCTCGGCTATCGGGACGTCCGCAACCTCGGCGGTTTCAAGGATTGGGCCGAGAATGGCGGCCCCGTCGAGCGGGTCTAG
- the proC gene encoding pyrroline-5-carboxylate reductase has translation MSTASSPTPSRNDAAAARLLLVGCGKMGGALLQGWLAAGTVSAVEVVDPNATRGDGGSVPADARVILRRSPDEVPAGFQPDALLMAVKPQMMDAAAPACARFVGPGTVVVSIAAGKTIGYFEDRFPGAAVVRAMPNTPAAVGRGMTVCCANAAATAAQRALADRLLSAVGETAWVEQEDLIDPVTAVSGGGPAYVFLLIEALAEAGRKAGLPPDLSMRIARSTVSGAGELARLSPEPASRLRENVTSPGGTTRAALDVLMAPDGIQDLFDRAIAAATRRAGELR, from the coding sequence GTGAGCACCGCATCGTCCCCCACCCCGTCCCGGAACGATGCCGCGGCCGCCCGGCTTCTGCTGGTCGGCTGCGGCAAGATGGGCGGCGCCCTGCTCCAGGGTTGGCTTGCGGCGGGCACCGTCTCGGCGGTCGAGGTGGTCGATCCCAACGCGACCCGGGGCGACGGCGGGTCCGTGCCCGCCGACGCACGTGTGATCCTGCGCCGATCCCCCGACGAGGTGCCGGCCGGTTTCCAGCCGGATGCCCTGCTGATGGCGGTGAAGCCGCAGATGATGGACGCCGCTGCCCCGGCCTGCGCCCGCTTCGTGGGCCCCGGCACGGTCGTGGTGTCGATCGCCGCGGGCAAGACCATCGGCTATTTCGAAGACCGGTTTCCGGGTGCGGCGGTGGTCCGCGCCATGCCCAACACGCCGGCGGCGGTCGGGCGTGGCATGACCGTCTGCTGCGCCAACGCGGCGGCGACCGCCGCCCAGCGCGCGCTTGCCGACCGGCTGCTGTCGGCGGTGGGCGAAACCGCGTGGGTGGAGCAGGAGGATCTGATCGATCCGGTCACGGCCGTGTCCGGCGGCGGGCCCGCCTATGTGTTCCTGCTGATCGAGGCGCTGGCCGAGGCCGGGCGGAAGGCGGGGCTTCCGCCCGACCTGTCCATGCGGATCGCCCGGTCCACGGTGTCGGGGGCGGGCGAACTGGCCCGCCTGTCGCCGGAACCCGCGTCCCGGCTGCGCGAGAACGTCACCAGCCCCGGCGGCACCACCCGCGCGGCACTGGATGTCCTGATGGCACCCGACGGCATCCAGGACCTGTTCGACCGCGCCATCGCCGCCGCCACGCGCCGGGCCGGGGAACTGCGTTAG
- a CDS encoding cupin domain-containing protein gives MTGRPTDAVPLVFHLADASAALERQGHPRFVEMGRHGTMSVELYAPRGTDPQQPHKQDELYVVVSGTGRFLCADRSTPFGPGDVLFAPAGAVHRFEDFSDDLAVWVIFYGPQGGEAP, from the coding sequence GTGACGGGTCGGCCGACGGACGCGGTGCCCCTGGTCTTCCACCTCGCTGACGCATCGGCCGCGCTGGAGCGGCAAGGGCATCCGCGGTTCGTCGAGATGGGGCGTCATGGGACCATGTCGGTCGAGCTTTACGCCCCCCGCGGCACCGACCCGCAGCAGCCCCACAAGCAGGACGAACTGTACGTGGTGGTGTCGGGCACCGGCCGGTTCCTGTGCGCCGACCGGTCGACGCCGTTCGGCCCCGGGGACGTGCTGTTCGCCCCGGCCGGCGCGGTCCACCGGTTCGAGGACTTCAGCGACGATCTGGCGGTGTGGGTGATCTTCTACGGGCCGCAGGGCGGGGAGGCGCCGTAA
- a CDS encoding SAM-dependent methyltransferase: protein MSAAEALRRRIAVEGPITVAAFMADALGLPGLGYYATRDPLGTAGDFTTAPEISQMFGELLGLWCVDAWTRMGRPTPVRLVEPGPGRGTLMADALRAARVAPDFLAAVRVHFVETSPVLRDRQAQALAGHTGLAAPPEWHADLAEVPEGPTLLLANEFFDALPIRQFERHPDGWHERRVDVDPATGGFRMAVDPLPSAAAALIPDEVRTRAAIGSVAEVSPAGRAVARRIGERVARYGGAALVIDYGYDRPAPGDTLQAVKGHAYAPVLEAPGTADLTAHVCFAGLAAAATEAGAETHGPVGQGAFLERLGIRVRADRLRRTGTPAQAAAVDAALSRLVDADQMGTLFRVLAITAPGFGIPAGFHDDRA, encoded by the coding sequence ATGAGCGCAGCCGAGGCCCTGCGGCGCCGGATCGCCGTCGAAGGCCCGATCACGGTCGCAGCCTTCATGGCCGATGCGCTGGGCCTGCCCGGCCTCGGCTATTACGCCACGCGTGATCCATTGGGAACGGCCGGCGATTTCACCACGGCCCCCGAAATCAGCCAGATGTTCGGCGAACTGCTGGGGCTGTGGTGCGTGGACGCCTGGACACGCATGGGCCGCCCCACCCCGGTCCGGCTGGTGGAACCGGGTCCCGGACGGGGCACCCTGATGGCCGATGCGCTGCGGGCGGCGCGGGTGGCACCGGACTTCCTGGCCGCCGTCCGCGTCCATTTCGTCGAGACCAGCCCGGTGCTGCGCGACCGGCAGGCGCAGGCGTTGGCCGGGCATACGGGCCTCGCGGCCCCGCCGGAATGGCACGCCGACCTCGCGGAGGTGCCGGAGGGGCCGACCCTGCTGCTGGCCAACGAGTTCTTCGACGCCCTGCCGATCCGCCAGTTCGAGCGGCACCCGGACGGATGGCACGAGCGGCGGGTGGATGTGGACCCCGCGACCGGCGGCTTCCGCATGGCCGTCGATCCGCTGCCGTCCGCGGCGGCGGCCCTGATCCCGGACGAGGTGCGCACCCGTGCCGCCATCGGCAGTGTGGCCGAGGTTTCGCCCGCCGGGCGTGCCGTCGCCCGCCGGATCGGCGAGCGGGTGGCCCGTTACGGCGGGGCGGCGCTGGTGATCGACTACGGGTACGACCGGCCGGCACCGGGGGACACGCTGCAGGCGGTCAAAGGGCATGCCTACGCGCCGGTCCTGGAGGCGCCCGGCACCGCCGACCTGACCGCCCACGTCTGCTTCGCCGGCTTGGCCGCCGCGGCCACGGAAGCGGGGGCGGAAACCCACGGGCCGGTGGGCCAGGGGGCGTTCCTGGAACGGCTCGGCATCCGGGTCCGGGCCGACCGCCTGCGCCGGACGGGCACGCCGGCCCAGGCGGCCGCGGTCGATGCGGCGCTGTCGCGCCTTGTCGATGCGGACCAGATGGGCACCCTGTTCCGCGTCCTTGCCATCACCGCCCCGGGGTTCGGGATCCCGGCGGGTTTCCACGACGATCGTGCGTAG
- a CDS encoding YbjN domain-containing protein, which produces MSVVAIETQKTSANPLDVIEEVVLANEWPCDRASDDELLVEIQGRWCDYRVYFVWQPEFGTLQFTCQFDMKVPAGRRSQVNELLATVNNRLWLGHFDVEPDEHTPMFRHTLLLRGTRGISVEQIEDLMEAALTESERYYPAFQFVVWGGKTAQEAVEAAILETVGEA; this is translated from the coding sequence ATGTCGGTTGTCGCCATCGAAACCCAGAAGACATCCGCCAATCCCCTGGACGTGATTGAGGAGGTCGTTCTCGCGAACGAATGGCCCTGTGACCGTGCCAGCGACGACGAGCTGCTGGTCGAGATCCAGGGCCGCTGGTGCGACTACCGCGTCTACTTCGTCTGGCAGCCGGAATTCGGCACGCTCCAATTCACCTGCCAGTTCGACATGAAGGTGCCGGCCGGCCGCCGCAGCCAGGTCAACGAACTCCTGGCCACCGTGAACAACCGCTTGTGGCTGGGTCACTTCGACGTCGAGCCCGACGAGCACACCCCCATGTTCCGCCACACCCTGCTGCTGCGCGGCACACGCGGCATCAGCGTGGAGCAGATCGAGGACCTGATGGAGGCCGCCCTGACCGAGAGCGAGCGCTACTATCCGGCCTTCCAGTTCGTCGTCTGGGGCGGGAAAACCGCACAGGAGGCGGTCGAAGCCGCCATCCTCGAAACCGTCGGCGAGGCGTGA
- a CDS encoding gamma-glutamyl-gamma-aminobutyrate hydrolase family protein (Members of this family of hydrolases with an active site Cys residue belong to MEROPS family C26.) codes for MDRPRIAVLLDENTSEDATRYEASKTYFAAVRDAGGLPFGIPYLPEIVAPVLDDFDGLLCVGGRFAYPDAWYLDGMRSPFPESERLGIERALMEGFLSRDKPVLGICAGMQMLACLHGCRLSPDLKATRPGAGEHDKRGHIHAVELASGSMLAGIVGQGTLPVNSRHREEVAAVSSRVVASAHAGDGVVEAVEVPGRRFALGLQWHQEAFAGTDHPGNRIFNAFVGACA; via the coding sequence GTGGACAGGCCCCGGATCGCCGTCCTTCTGGACGAGAACACAAGCGAGGACGCCACCCGTTACGAGGCGTCGAAGACCTATTTCGCGGCCGTGCGGGACGCCGGCGGGCTGCCCTTCGGCATTCCCTACCTGCCCGAGATCGTGGCCCCGGTCCTGGACGACTTCGACGGGCTTTTGTGCGTGGGCGGGCGGTTCGCCTATCCCGACGCCTGGTACCTGGACGGCATGCGGTCGCCTTTCCCTGAATCCGAGCGGCTGGGAATCGAACGGGCGCTGATGGAGGGGTTCCTTTCCCGGGACAAGCCGGTGCTGGGCATCTGCGCCGGCATGCAGATGCTGGCCTGCCTGCACGGCTGCCGGCTGTCCCCCGACCTCAAGGCGACCCGCCCGGGGGCCGGCGAGCACGACAAGCGCGGGCACATCCACGCCGTCGAACTCGCGTCCGGCTCGATGCTGGCGGGGATCGTGGGGCAGGGCACCTTGCCGGTGAACAGCCGCCACCGGGAGGAGGTGGCCGCGGTTTCATCACGGGTGGTCGCCAGCGCGCACGCCGGGGACGGGGTGGTGGAGGCGGTGGAGGTGCCCGGCCGCCGTTTCGCCCTCGGCCTGCAATGGCACCAGGAGGCGTTCGCCGGGACCGACCATCCGGGCAACCGTATCTTCAACGCCTTCGTGGGGGCCTGCGCGTGA
- a CDS encoding methyl-accepting chemotaxis protein has translation MKTVKAQLLTALAGLSAIIVVCAASAWLFLGGSFASVATIYKDRVVPLRDLKVVADMYAVNIVDSAHKVRSGQLPPEQAARLVEEAKGNIRKAWSSYIVTEMDANERRLAEAAERLMGQADEAAVALLRLLQAKDHTGVEALATSRLYPAIDPVSEAIVKLIDVQLAEAAEAYARTEANYHRALWIMGALTGLGLVVFAFALVTVLHRIVRPLHAMSASMERLAKGNLEVEVIGADRVDEIGSLARSLAVFKAGMIETERLRAEQEQAKARAEQERKDAMMRMADTFEASVKGVVEAVASAATDMHGAATTLLATAEETSREAMSGASSSEQAAANVQMVAGAVEELSASIQEIGVRVSDSTRIADQAVSETERTTATVGGLVEAARAIGAVVEMIQSIAGQTNLLALNATIEAARAGDAGKGFAVVASEVKALADQTARATVEIQAKVAEIHQASGGAQTAIDGIGRTIARMSEIAGEIAAAVEQQQAAARDISSSVLQAAQGTHGVSASISVVNQAAAKTGAAASQVLGASAGLADEAKTLRREVEDFIATVRAA, from the coding sequence GTGAAGACCGTCAAAGCGCAGCTCCTAACGGCCCTGGCGGGCCTTAGCGCCATCATCGTCGTCTGCGCCGCCAGTGCCTGGCTGTTCCTGGGCGGTTCGTTCGCCAGTGTCGCGACGATCTACAAGGACCGCGTCGTCCCGCTCAGGGACCTGAAGGTCGTCGCGGACATGTACGCGGTGAACATCGTCGACTCCGCCCACAAGGTCCGCTCGGGCCAGCTGCCGCCGGAGCAGGCCGCGCGTCTGGTGGAGGAGGCGAAGGGCAACATCCGCAAGGCCTGGTCGTCGTACATCGTGACCGAAATGGACGCGAACGAACGGCGGCTCGCCGAAGCGGCCGAACGGCTCATGGGCCAAGCCGACGAGGCGGCGGTGGCGTTGTTGCGGCTGCTCCAGGCGAAGGATCATACCGGTGTGGAGGCCTTGGCGACCAGCCGCCTCTACCCCGCCATCGACCCGGTGAGCGAGGCGATCGTCAAGCTGATCGACGTCCAGCTGGCCGAAGCGGCGGAAGCGTATGCGCGGACCGAAGCCAACTACCACCGTGCCCTATGGATCATGGGGGCTCTGACCGGTTTGGGGCTCGTGGTCTTCGCCTTCGCCCTCGTGACCGTCCTCCACCGGATCGTGCGGCCGCTGCATGCGATGTCCGCGTCGATGGAACGCTTGGCCAAGGGCAACCTGGAGGTTGAGGTCATCGGCGCCGACCGTGTGGACGAGATCGGTTCGCTGGCGCGTTCGCTCGCGGTTTTCAAGGCCGGCATGATCGAGACCGAACGCCTGCGGGCCGAGCAGGAACAGGCCAAAGCCCGCGCCGAGCAGGAGCGCAAGGACGCCATGATGCGGATGGCCGACACGTTCGAGGCGAGCGTGAAGGGCGTGGTCGAGGCCGTGGCCTCGGCGGCGACGGACATGCACGGCGCCGCGACCACGCTGCTGGCGACCGCCGAGGAGACCAGCCGGGAAGCGATGTCGGGCGCATCCTCGTCCGAACAGGCCGCAGCCAACGTGCAGATGGTCGCCGGCGCCGTGGAGGAGCTGTCCGCCTCGATCCAGGAGATCGGGGTGCGGGTTTCGGATTCGACCCGGATCGCCGACCAGGCGGTGTCCGAGACCGAGCGCACCACCGCCACGGTCGGCGGCCTGGTGGAGGCGGCCCGGGCCATCGGAGCGGTCGTCGAGATGATCCAATCCATTGCCGGGCAGACCAACCTCTTGGCCCTGAACGCGACCATCGAGGCGGCGCGCGCAGGGGACGCCGGCAAGGGCTTCGCCGTGGTGGCGTCCGAAGTGAAGGCTTTGGCCGACCAGACCGCGCGGGCGACCGTGGAGATCCAGGCCAAAGTGGCCGAGATCCATCAGGCCTCGGGCGGGGCGCAGACCGCGATCGACGGGATCGGGCGGACGATCGCCCGGATGAGTGAAATCGCGGGCGAGATCGCCGCGGCCGTCGAGCAGCAGCAGGCCGCGGCGCGCGACATCTCCAGCAGCGTCCTGCAGGCGGCGCAGGGCACGCACGGGGTGTCGGCCAGCATCTCCGTCGTGAACCAGGCCGCGGCGAAGACGGGTGCGGCGGCGTCGCAGGTGCTGGGGGCGTCCGCCGGCCTTGCCGACGAAGCCAAAACCCTCCGCCGCGAGGTCGAGGACTTCATCGCCACCGTGCGGGCGGCCTGA
- a CDS encoding ATP-binding protein gives MTTAVEAGAERRARDQARPLPTRILKLILPRTLFGRSLLILLTPVILAQLVATFIFYDRHWETMTNRLAFAVAGEIAMVIEELDEDGGAADRAETIARAARTMDLIVTIEPGARLPDAPQRISGMLEETLAYALANRVRRPFTINTRVAHEWYEVRVQLPDGVLRILSPERRLFSPTTYIFILWMTGSAMVLIGIAILFMRNQIRPIRRLAEAADRLGKGRDVAHLKLEGAAEVRKAAAAFLLMRDRIQRQIQQRTEMLAGVSHDLRTPLTRMKLQLAMLGDNPDVEELRRDVAEMEAMIEGYLAFARGEGGEATRRTDVSTLLRDVVSDAGREGGRVEADVPDGIVLDLRPNAFRRCIANLLVNAGRHADRTWVTARRQGLVLTIHVDDDGPGIPAEMREEVFKPFFRLDSSRNQDTGGAGLGLAIARDVVRAHGGDLTLSDSPRGGLRATVTLPM, from the coding sequence ATGACCACCGCCGTCGAAGCCGGCGCCGAACGCCGCGCCCGTGACCAGGCCCGCCCGCTGCCGACGCGGATCCTGAAGCTGATCCTGCCGCGCACGCTGTTCGGGCGGTCGCTGCTGATCCTGCTGACGCCGGTGATCCTGGCCCAGCTGGTGGCGACGTTCATCTTCTACGACCGGCACTGGGAAACCATGACCAACCGCCTGGCCTTCGCGGTGGCCGGCGAGATCGCCATGGTCATCGAGGAGCTGGACGAGGACGGGGGGGCGGCCGACCGGGCCGAGACCATCGCGCGGGCCGCCCGCACCATGGACCTGATCGTCACGATCGAGCCGGGTGCGCGACTGCCGGACGCCCCCCAGCGCATCTCGGGCATGCTGGAGGAGACGCTGGCCTATGCCCTGGCCAACAGGGTCCGGCGCCCCTTCACCATCAACACCCGTGTCGCGCACGAATGGTACGAGGTGCGGGTCCAGTTGCCCGACGGGGTGCTGCGCATCCTCTCCCCGGAACGCCGCCTGTTCAGCCCGACCACCTACATCTTCATCCTGTGGATGACCGGCAGCGCCATGGTGCTGATCGGGATCGCCATCCTGTTCATGCGCAACCAGATCCGCCCGATCCGCCGTCTGGCCGAGGCGGCGGACCGGCTGGGCAAGGGCCGCGACGTGGCGCACCTGAAGCTGGAGGGCGCGGCCGAGGTGCGGAAGGCCGCCGCCGCCTTCCTTCTGATGCGCGACCGCATCCAGCGCCAGATCCAGCAGCGGACCGAGATGCTGGCCGGCGTCAGCCACGATTTGCGGACGCCGCTGACGCGCATGAAGCTGCAACTCGCCATGCTGGGCGACAATCCGGACGTGGAGGAGCTGCGCCGGGACGTTGCCGAGATGGAGGCGATGATCGAGGGCTATCTGGCCTTCGCCCGCGGCGAGGGGGGCGAGGCGACGCGGCGCACGGACGTCAGCACCCTCCTGCGCGACGTGGTGTCCGACGCCGGGCGCGAGGGCGGCCGGGTCGAGGCCGACGTTCCCGACGGGATCGTGCTGGACCTGCGGCCCAACGCCTTCCGCCGCTGCATCGCGAACCTGCTGGTCAACGCCGGGCGGCACGCCGACCGCACCTGGGTCACGGCCCGGCGGCAGGGGCTGGTGCTGACGATCCACGTGGACGACGACGGCCCCGGCATCCCGGCCGAGATGCGGGAGGAGGTGTTCAAGCCCTTCTTCCGCCTGGACAGTTCACGCAACCAGGACACCGGCGGCGCCGGTCTGGGACTGGCCATCGCCCGCGACGTGGTCCGCGCCCACGGCGGCGACCTCACCCTGTCGGACAGTCCGCGCGGCGGCCTGCGCGCGACAGTGACGCTGCCGATGTAG
- a CDS encoding sigma-70 family RNA polymerase sigma factor, with product MGTDEARLVESHVPLVKSFARRYARFGVSQADLVQEGLIGLLQAVRKFDPSRDVRLGTYAAWWVRAAMQDYVVRTWSVVRPGKTAPHRALFFALVRKAAELRTETGLLGEDVVARLSARFRLPPSEVAGMATRLSARDHPLPPTEAEEGALRAPDPTPEEVAEARSMARLWRKAVEAGLAVLPPREATIVRLRHLSEPGSTLEALAHELGISKARVVQLERRALERFRQAVEPMAGALLSGRAA from the coding sequence GTGGGGACGGACGAGGCCCGGCTGGTGGAAAGCCATGTGCCGTTGGTCAAGAGCTTCGCCCGCCGCTACGCCCGCTTCGGCGTGTCCCAGGCCGATCTGGTGCAGGAGGGGCTGATCGGCCTGCTCCAGGCCGTCCGGAAATTCGACCCGTCCCGCGATGTGCGCCTCGGCACCTATGCCGCCTGGTGGGTCCGGGCCGCCATGCAGGACTATGTGGTCCGCACCTGGTCGGTGGTCCGGCCCGGCAAGACGGCGCCACACCGGGCGCTGTTCTTCGCCCTTGTGCGCAAGGCGGCCGAACTGCGCACGGAAACGGGGCTCCTGGGCGAGGATGTGGTGGCGCGGCTTTCGGCCCGGTTCCGCCTGCCGCCGTCCGAGGTGGCGGGCATGGCCACCCGCCTGTCGGCCCGGGACCATCCGTTGCCACCCACCGAAGCGGAGGAGGGGGCATTGCGGGCGCCCGACCCGACGCCCGAGGAGGTGGCCGAGGCCCGGTCCATGGCCCGGCTCTGGCGCAAGGCGGTGGAAGCCGGCCTTGCCGTCCTGCCCCCGCGCGAGGCGACCATCGTCCGCCTGCGGCATCTGAGCGAGCCGGGGTCGACGCTGGAGGCGCTCGCCCACGAGTTGGGGATCAGCAAAGCGCGGGTGGTCCAGCTCGAACGCCGCGCGCTGGAGCGTTTCCGCCAAGCGGTGGAGCCGATGGCCGGCGCGCTCCTGTCCGGCCGGGCGGCTTGA